Proteins encoded in a region of the Isosphaeraceae bacterium EP7 genome:
- a CDS encoding FHA domain-containing protein, which translates to MSEILQRAGLRNADLRQAIDLAVAGGIGAAFGLYQYTELVHVGSLWMRDALAGGLIGGMIGFALNASGPMRDGSWPAMARASAWGALAGAIGGALGLVLGEFVLGGLQGGLLGRSVSWSILGLGIGASQGLAYRSRQKLAFGLIGGGLGGLVGGFLFELLRQSFGSRYDLGQGLGIVVLGAGLGLALAAVEQALRRAWVVVMSGRQEGRSYLVLRPVVTLGLDERADIGLFADPTIARAHAEIRRDGRGYILHPVSGGLTRVNGADVAGPTGLSDGDRVELGQTLLVFRSR; encoded by the coding sequence ATGAGCGAGATTCTCCAGAGAGCCGGCCTGCGAAACGCCGACCTCCGACAGGCCATCGACCTGGCCGTGGCCGGCGGTATTGGCGCGGCCTTCGGCCTGTACCAGTACACCGAGCTCGTCCACGTCGGCTCGCTCTGGATGCGAGACGCCCTGGCCGGTGGGCTCATCGGCGGCATGATCGGGTTCGCCCTGAATGCGTCGGGGCCGATGCGGGATGGTTCATGGCCTGCGATGGCCCGGGCCTCGGCCTGGGGGGCGTTGGCCGGCGCGATCGGCGGTGCCCTCGGCCTGGTGCTGGGCGAGTTCGTCCTGGGCGGGCTCCAAGGGGGACTTCTGGGGCGTTCGGTATCGTGGTCGATCCTGGGCCTTGGGATCGGGGCCAGCCAGGGGCTTGCCTACCGGTCGAGGCAGAAACTCGCCTTCGGCTTGATCGGCGGAGGTCTCGGCGGGCTGGTCGGCGGGTTCCTTTTCGAGCTGCTGCGTCAGTCGTTCGGCAGCCGCTACGATTTGGGCCAGGGGCTCGGCATCGTGGTCCTGGGTGCCGGGCTGGGACTGGCCCTGGCGGCAGTCGAGCAGGCCTTGCGGCGTGCCTGGGTCGTGGTGATGTCGGGTCGTCAGGAAGGCCGTTCCTACCTGGTCCTCAGGCCGGTGGTCACGCTGGGCCTGGATGAGCGGGCCGACATCGGCCTGTTTGCCGATCCGACGATCGCCCGAGCCCATGCCGAGATCCGACGAGACGGCCGAGGCTACATCCTTCACCCGGTCTCGGGGGGCCTGACCCGAGTGAATGGGGCCGACGTGGCCGGCCCGACAGGGCTGTCCGATGGCGACCGCGTCGAGCTTGGTCAGACCTTGCTGGTCTTCCGCAGCCGCTAG
- a CDS encoding excinuclease ABC subunit UvrC yields MADVPIEVILPGEKVRTFPTGPGLYLMKDAQGRVVYVGKAKNLRARAGSYFQKTAADDARIRDWIGEVVDIDFLPAESEVDALLMEARLIKDIQPRHNQDLKDDKSFPYLQITIGEDFPRVNFTRTPLDRGVKLYGPFPRAKSLRGAIQVLQKVFKFRTCELEIADGDPRWRWFRPCLLHSIDQCTAPCNLRIDREAYRKDIRRLCLFLDGRKDALLAEMEADMREASKNLQFEKAGRLRDEIKALDSLKLRGDLDKHAQPEVFYVDPKRGLRGLQKVLHLEKTPRTIDGVDIAHLGGTETVGSLVSFIDGLPFKPGYRRYKIQTVKGVDDFASIREVVSRRIVSLREKDEPFPDIFLIDGGKGQLNAALAAFESAGVKPPTIISLAKRDEEIYIPGRSEPIVLRRRSFSLRLLQYVRDEAHRFAQHYHHMLRKKRTLGE; encoded by the coding sequence ATGGCCGACGTCCCCATCGAGGTCATCTTGCCGGGCGAGAAGGTCAGGACCTTCCCCACCGGCCCCGGCCTCTACCTGATGAAGGACGCCCAGGGACGGGTCGTTTACGTCGGCAAGGCCAAGAACCTCCGCGCCCGCGCCGGCTCCTACTTCCAGAAGACGGCCGCCGACGATGCTCGGATCCGTGACTGGATCGGCGAGGTCGTCGACATCGACTTCCTGCCCGCCGAGAGCGAAGTCGATGCCCTCCTGATGGAAGCGAGGCTGATCAAGGACATCCAGCCCCGGCACAATCAGGACTTGAAGGACGACAAGTCCTTCCCCTACCTGCAAATCACGATCGGCGAGGACTTCCCTAGGGTCAACTTCACCCGGACTCCGCTCGACCGCGGCGTGAAGCTCTATGGCCCTTTCCCTCGGGCCAAGAGCCTGCGAGGGGCCATCCAGGTCTTGCAGAAGGTCTTCAAGTTCCGGACCTGCGAGCTTGAGATTGCCGACGGTGACCCCCGTTGGCGCTGGTTCCGACCTTGCCTGCTCCATTCGATCGACCAGTGCACCGCCCCGTGCAACCTGCGGATCGACCGCGAGGCCTACCGCAAGGACATCCGCCGTCTCTGCCTCTTCCTCGACGGGCGTAAGGATGCGCTGCTCGCCGAGATGGAGGCCGACATGCGCGAGGCCAGCAAGAATCTCCAGTTCGAGAAGGCGGGACGGCTACGGGACGAGATCAAGGCCCTCGACTCGCTGAAGCTCCGCGGCGACCTCGACAAGCATGCCCAGCCCGAAGTTTTCTACGTGGATCCCAAGCGCGGCCTTCGCGGACTCCAGAAAGTGCTCCATCTGGAGAAAACGCCAAGGACCATCGACGGTGTGGATATCGCCCATCTCGGCGGCACCGAGACGGTCGGGTCGCTCGTCTCATTCATCGACGGGCTGCCGTTCAAGCCCGGCTATCGCCGGTACAAGATCCAGACGGTGAAGGGTGTCGACGACTTCGCCTCGATCCGCGAGGTGGTCAGCCGGCGGATCGTCAGCCTGCGTGAGAAGGATGAGCCATTCCCGGATATCTTCCTGATCGACGGCGGCAAGGGGCAGCTCAATGCCGCGCTGGCCGCGTTCGAGTCGGCCGGCGTGAAACCGCCGACGATCATCTCGCTGGCCAAGCGTGATGAGGAGATCTACATCCCCGGGCGGTCCGAGCCGATCGTCCTCCGTCGCCGCTCGTTCTCGCTCAGACTTCTGCAATACGTCCGCGACGAAGCCCACCGATTCGCGCAGCATTACCATCACATGCTCAGGAAGAAGCGGACCCTGGGAGAGTAA
- a CDS encoding FHA domain-containing protein translates to MDRVEVPTVSEMSWALTVTKGRAPGTSYPLAPGETIVGAANGPGRRIDLSDQEAGARRLADSQASIQCEVGVVAVRDLESPAGTFVNRRRILPGRSHPLADGDLIDLGGVQVRFSRANGNVEIPRPSKSPREPFRFSGLTCNDWDDFATLSAQHWQGMVAEVETGRLSAYLLRHGQPPLPDRGSAAERLDFWLAGLPSAKAIKPELDVHPTSIVCGIEAGATIRRELTVSNVGYRLLRGSVELPGVPWLRLISGARSAPFIVAESSKVTLEISRPDGGTVPLMAELKVVSDGGESRVAIRVEGTGSSAKVVDSEHEPRVSMVPWLETLSPSALILVGASLGLLLRTLLWVGGSLLGQDRGLAGPAALGLGLGGLAGLVDGLRRQPASLPVSGTMAGAIVGAMAASLALAMSRVIEGPLAWGGPLVGLLAWAALGAAVAAWYASHRRNAVGRPD, encoded by the coding sequence ATGGACCGAGTTGAGGTGCCGACCGTGTCCGAGATGAGCTGGGCATTGACTGTGACGAAGGGAAGAGCCCCTGGAACGAGCTACCCCCTCGCGCCCGGCGAGACGATCGTGGGAGCGGCAAACGGTCCGGGGCGACGAATCGACCTCTCCGACCAGGAAGCGGGCGCCCGTCGCCTGGCCGATTCTCAGGCCTCGATTCAATGCGAGGTCGGAGTCGTTGCCGTGCGCGACCTGGAGAGCCCGGCCGGAACGTTCGTCAATCGGCGGCGAATCTTGCCCGGTCGGTCGCACCCGCTGGCGGACGGTGATCTGATCGATCTGGGAGGAGTCCAGGTCCGATTTTCAAGGGCCAACGGCAATGTCGAGATCCCTCGTCCCAGCAAGTCCCCCCGGGAGCCATTCCGCTTCTCAGGGCTGACGTGCAATGATTGGGATGACTTCGCCACCCTCTCGGCCCAGCACTGGCAGGGGATGGTGGCCGAGGTCGAGACCGGCCGTTTGTCGGCTTACCTCCTCAGGCATGGCCAGCCTCCCTTGCCCGACAGAGGGTCGGCCGCCGAGCGCCTGGACTTCTGGCTGGCCGGATTGCCAAGTGCAAAGGCGATCAAGCCCGAGCTGGATGTTCACCCGACCTCAATTGTTTGCGGGATCGAGGCCGGGGCGACGATCAGGCGCGAACTGACCGTGTCGAATGTCGGCTATCGGCTGCTGCGCGGGTCGGTCGAGCTGCCGGGTGTCCCCTGGCTTCGACTGATCTCAGGTGCACGGTCCGCGCCGTTCATCGTCGCCGAATCGTCGAAGGTGACGCTGGAAATCAGCCGTCCGGACGGCGGGACCGTCCCCTTGATGGCCGAACTTAAGGTCGTCTCCGATGGTGGCGAGTCGCGGGTGGCAATCCGCGTCGAGGGGACGGGTTCTTCTGCGAAGGTGGTCGACTCCGAACATGAGCCTCGCGTCTCGATGGTACCCTGGTTGGAGACCCTGAGTCCGTCTGCCTTGATCCTGGTCGGTGCGAGCCTTGGCCTCCTCCTCCGAACATTGCTCTGGGTTGGCGGGAGCCTGCTCGGCCAGGATCGTGGGCTGGCCGGTCCCGCGGCCCTCGGCCTTGGCCTGGGTGGGCTGGCTGGCCTGGTGGATGGCCTGCGGCGACAACCGGCGTCGCTGCCTGTCTCGGGGACAATGGCCGGAGCAATCGTCGGGGCGATGGCCGCGAGCCTGGCCCTGGCAATGAGCCGCGTCATTGAGGGCCCCCTGGCCTGGGGCGGGCCTTTGGTCGGCTTGCTGGCCTGGGCGGCGCTTGGCGCGGCGGTGGCGGCCTGGTACGCGTCGCATCGGCGGAATGCAGTGGGGAGGCCGGACTGA
- a CDS encoding phospho-sugar mutase: MSSSDESLTRVDKAEKSGDLSGSAAAEIRRWLTEEPFAAYRSLLERDIEQAKWKTLDDAFYAVLEFGTGGRRGKMYPVGTNVLNERTMAESARGLADYVLKTKGEATPKSCVIARDTRHNSPEFAAVCARVLAAAGFKVYLFPEPRSTPLLSTAVRHLKCDAGIMITASHNAPQDNGFKCYAANGGQVIAPDDAGIIACVKLASERVIPLEDLDEAIKAGTIVLVGEAEDKFYIDSVLNESVSVARDLSLVYTPMHGVGESSVAAALKAAGFSKVNVLASQRSPDGDFPNVPGHVSNPEIPKTLDASIQEARSTGALLVLASDPDADRIGVGLPVTGDPAGEWTTLDGNQIGALLTAFVIRQTSAMGQLRDDHYIVTTMVSSQMARAIAVRHGVKCEDDLLVGFKYIGQRIDEMGPAGFLFGFEESHGYLKGTYARDKDAAVAAFLFAELAAQLKDRQQTVLEYLDYLYLDVGYYGERLINKTLEGREGVAQIKALMEAFRTRPPKEVAGLAVTEVYDYKTHEVRDARDGKVTPLPQPSGDLLIFHLDAPGVRFAVRPSGTEPKIKFYLFARGETRDLNDLAQLVPVKAETSKLMARMAADLDQFVATVVGKP; this comes from the coding sequence ATGTCTTCGAGTGACGAGAGCCTGACACGCGTCGACAAGGCCGAGAAGTCGGGAGACCTCTCCGGCTCCGCCGCCGCGGAGATCCGGCGCTGGCTCACCGAGGAGCCGTTCGCGGCCTATCGCAGTTTGCTTGAGCGGGACATTGAGCAGGCGAAGTGGAAGACCCTCGATGACGCGTTCTACGCCGTGCTCGAGTTCGGCACCGGCGGCCGTCGCGGCAAGATGTATCCCGTCGGCACGAACGTCCTCAATGAGCGGACGATGGCCGAGAGTGCCCGGGGGCTCGCCGACTACGTCCTGAAGACGAAGGGGGAGGCGACGCCGAAGTCGTGCGTCATCGCCCGCGACACTCGCCACAACTCTCCCGAGTTCGCCGCGGTCTGCGCCCGCGTCCTGGCCGCGGCGGGATTCAAGGTCTACCTCTTCCCTGAGCCTCGCTCGACCCCCCTGCTCTCCACGGCTGTGCGTCACCTGAAATGCGACGCCGGCATCATGATCACGGCATCCCACAACGCGCCGCAGGACAACGGCTTCAAGTGCTATGCCGCCAACGGGGGCCAGGTCATCGCCCCCGACGACGCCGGGATCATCGCGTGCGTCAAGCTGGCGTCGGAGCGGGTCATCCCGCTGGAGGACCTGGACGAGGCGATCAAGGCGGGCACGATCGTGCTGGTCGGCGAAGCCGAGGATAAGTTCTATATCGACTCCGTCCTCAACGAATCCGTCTCCGTCGCACGCGACCTGTCGCTGGTCTACACGCCGATGCACGGGGTCGGCGAGTCTTCGGTCGCCGCAGCCCTGAAGGCGGCCGGATTCAGCAAGGTCAACGTACTAGCCTCCCAGCGCTCGCCCGACGGCGATTTCCCTAATGTCCCCGGGCACGTCTCCAATCCAGAGATTCCAAAGACCCTCGACGCGTCCATCCAGGAAGCCCGATCGACCGGCGCCCTGCTCGTCCTGGCCAGCGACCCTGACGCCGACCGGATCGGCGTGGGTCTGCCCGTCACGGGCGACCCCGCGGGCGAATGGACCACGCTGGACGGAAATCAGATTGGCGCGCTGCTGACCGCCTTCGTCATCAGGCAAACGAGCGCCATGGGGCAGCTCCGCGACGACCATTACATCGTCACGACGATGGTCTCGAGCCAGATGGCCAGGGCCATCGCGGTCCGGCACGGGGTGAAGTGCGAGGACGACCTGCTCGTCGGCTTCAAGTACATCGGTCAGCGGATCGACGAGATGGGCCCCGCCGGCTTCCTCTTCGGATTCGAAGAGTCGCACGGCTACCTGAAGGGGACCTACGCCCGCGACAAGGACGCCGCCGTCGCCGCATTCCTGTTTGCCGAGCTAGCCGCCCAGTTGAAGGATCGCCAGCAGACGGTCTTGGAGTACCTCGACTACCTCTATCTCGACGTCGGCTATTACGGCGAGCGGCTGATCAATAAAACTCTCGAAGGCCGCGAGGGGGTCGCCCAGATCAAGGCCCTGATGGAAGCCTTCCGCACTCGACCTCCGAAGGAAGTCGCCGGACTTGCCGTCACGGAAGTCTACGACTACAAAACACACGAGGTCCGCGACGCCCGCGATGGCAAGGTGACCCCCCTGCCCCAGCCCTCGGGCGATCTCCTGATCTTCCATCTGGATGCCCCGGGCGTCCGGTTTGCCGTCCGGCCGTCGGGCACCGAGCCCAAGATCAAGTTCTACCTGTTCGCCCGCGGCGAGACCCGTGACCTGAACGACCTGGCCCAGCTCGTGCCGGTGAAGGCCGAGACGTCGAAGCTGATGGCCCGGATGGCGGCCGACCTCGATCAGTTCGTCGCCACAGTGGTCGGCAAACCCTGA
- a CDS encoding Hsp70 family protein, which produces MGAFVGIDLGTTNSVVAARNAYGRPEVLANREGQNITPSVLYFGTNPPAIGQEAKEYARLGTEEVASFFKPQMGNPLWTLRFGGKDYSATELSALVLRRLKENAEAALGQDVDRAVITVPAYFGDPQRKATIEAGRLAGLDVLRIINEPTAAALAYGLKQAATSETVLIYDLGGGTFDVTIARIEPDEVVVLATAGDHDLGGKNWDDRIATFLAERFERDTGLDPLDDPVLLNELLSRSEQAKWQLSDRASTRISLQLGSERRSYELSRAEFEGMTSPLMDRTRRLTDEALGEAGLGWSGLSEILLVGGSTRMPMVRSYVRQMAGRDPRAGVNVDEVVALGAAIQASADAGVETTDATPRFHLSGARRVKDVMSHSLGVVALNPEGTRYVNDHVIRRNLPIPAEYGKSYLHATHGGENDRLEVYLTQGESDEPRDCSILGKYVFNGIAPTDASVTVDVRMSYDENGVVQVKANQRDTGHALTLTVEPVPDDLSWLDGPPPQPKLSKPRPATIYLLIDVSSSMAGPPLQEAQEAARGFLEKCDFTLMQVGLISFSDEVVLQAEATDNPRRVQAAIGRLEADGTTNLSDALRMAGDRLVGSDRLGYVVALTDGYPDAADDAIAEAAALRERKIEVVAIGMGSADLDYLRKLASTEAGSIFARQGELVGAFGHIARVISEGGRGLRRLP; this is translated from the coding sequence ATGGGCGCCTTCGTCGGCATCGACCTTGGGACGACCAACTCGGTGGTGGCCGCGCGCAATGCGTACGGCCGCCCCGAGGTCCTGGCCAATCGCGAAGGCCAGAATATCACCCCGTCGGTCCTCTACTTCGGCACCAATCCGCCGGCCATCGGCCAGGAGGCCAAGGAGTATGCCCGGCTCGGCACCGAGGAAGTCGCCAGCTTCTTCAAGCCGCAGATGGGCAACCCCCTGTGGACGCTTCGGTTCGGTGGCAAGGATTACTCAGCAACCGAGCTTTCGGCGCTCGTGCTGCGCAGGCTGAAAGAGAACGCGGAGGCGGCGCTCGGTCAGGACGTGGACCGCGCGGTCATCACCGTGCCCGCCTACTTCGGCGATCCTCAACGCAAAGCGACCATCGAGGCTGGCCGACTCGCAGGGCTGGATGTCCTGCGGATCATCAACGAGCCCACGGCCGCGGCATTGGCTTACGGTCTGAAGCAGGCCGCGACCTCCGAGACGGTCCTGATCTACGACCTGGGCGGGGGCACCTTCGACGTCACCATCGCCAGGATCGAGCCCGACGAGGTCGTCGTCCTGGCCACGGCCGGAGACCACGACCTGGGCGGGAAGAACTGGGACGATCGAATCGCCACGTTCCTGGCCGAGCGATTCGAACGCGACACCGGCCTCGACCCGCTCGATGACCCTGTCCTGCTCAATGAGCTGCTTTCTCGCAGCGAGCAGGCGAAGTGGCAGCTCTCCGATCGGGCCTCGACGCGAATCTCGCTCCAACTCGGGTCGGAGCGGCGGAGCTACGAGCTGAGCCGGGCCGAATTCGAGGGGATGACCTCGCCGTTGATGGACCGGACGCGAAGGCTGACCGATGAAGCCCTCGGCGAGGCGGGCCTCGGCTGGTCGGGGCTGTCGGAGATCCTGCTCGTCGGCGGCTCGACCCGAATGCCGATGGTCAGGTCTTATGTCCGGCAGATGGCGGGACGCGACCCTAGGGCCGGGGTCAATGTCGACGAGGTCGTCGCTCTGGGCGCGGCGATCCAGGCCTCGGCTGACGCAGGGGTCGAGACGACCGATGCCACCCCCAGGTTTCACCTGTCCGGGGCACGCAGGGTCAAGGACGTGATGTCGCACAGCCTGGGTGTGGTCGCCCTCAACCCCGAAGGCACCCGCTACGTCAACGACCACGTCATCCGCCGCAACCTGCCGATCCCCGCCGAGTATGGTAAGTCCTATCTGCACGCGACCCACGGCGGCGAGAATGATCGGCTGGAGGTTTACCTGACCCAGGGCGAGAGCGACGAGCCGCGTGACTGCTCGATCCTGGGAAAATATGTCTTCAATGGAATCGCCCCGACGGATGCCTCGGTGACGGTCGACGTCCGGATGTCGTACGACGAGAATGGGGTCGTCCAGGTGAAGGCGAACCAGCGCGACACCGGCCATGCCCTGACCCTGACAGTCGAGCCCGTGCCCGATGACCTCTCGTGGCTTGACGGCCCGCCGCCGCAGCCGAAATTGTCGAAGCCTAGACCTGCGACGATCTACCTGCTGATCGACGTCTCTTCGAGCATGGCCGGCCCCCCCTTGCAGGAGGCCCAGGAGGCGGCTCGCGGGTTCCTGGAGAAGTGCGATTTCACCTTGATGCAGGTCGGCCTGATCTCCTTCAGCGACGAGGTCGTCTTGCAGGCCGAAGCGACCGACAACCCCAGGCGAGTGCAGGCGGCGATCGGTCGACTCGAAGCCGACGGCACGACCAACCTGTCCGACGCGTTGAGGATGGCCGGCGACCGCCTGGTCGGCTCCGATCGACTGGGATATGTGGTCGCGCTGACCGACGGCTACCCCGATGCTGCCGACGATGCGATCGCCGAAGCCGCGGCGTTGCGCGAGCGGAAGATCGAGGTGGTCGCGATCGGCATGGGCTCCGCCGATCTGGATTATCTGCGGAAGCTGGCCAGCACCGAGGCCGGCTCGATCTTCGCCCGCCAGGGTGAGCTTGTCGGCGCCTTCGGCCATATCGCACGCGTGATCTCCGAGGGGGGCCGCGGCCTGCGGCGGCTTCCATGA
- a CDS encoding vWA domain-containing protein — protein sequence MVPRILVGSLLVITGMSMRVIAEEPKTVAESPATVVVTQADESKFPEIELAFEVRKSGGAFVLDAEKGAFRVTEYDLEVPVLEFEAPISTERKPTTIVLVVDHSGSMGHESRIDGMKRAVGTFLEGLPAGSRVAVVAFSTEVRVVCPFTTDFKAVKASVDELEPFGATSFFDAVDRAVELLGDETGRRAVLALTDGIDTSSTRRPESVVERARKFGLPVHTLGLGDERQIAVDLLKAISEETRGQAYLARQVDQLKSIYEELAKRLGSSYRLIYRSERAIPDGTLRPVKVYYRGQSKAGEAAVFIPGMVVPAPVGSFLFLTLVGGLLVTRSIAGRSRRAEGASS from the coding sequence ATGGTCCCTCGAATCCTGGTTGGTTCATTGCTGGTCATCACCGGGATGAGCATGCGTGTGATTGCGGAGGAGCCCAAGACGGTTGCCGAGTCACCGGCCACTGTTGTGGTGACTCAGGCCGACGAGTCGAAATTCCCCGAGATCGAGCTGGCGTTCGAGGTTCGCAAGTCGGGCGGCGCATTCGTGCTGGACGCGGAGAAGGGGGCGTTCCGGGTCACCGAGTATGACCTCGAAGTGCCGGTCCTCGAGTTCGAAGCCCCGATCTCGACGGAGCGAAAGCCGACGACGATCGTGTTGGTGGTCGACCACAGCGGGAGCATGGGGCACGAGAGCCGGATTGACGGCATGAAGCGGGCGGTGGGGACCTTCCTGGAAGGGCTACCGGCGGGATCGAGGGTGGCCGTCGTGGCGTTCAGCACCGAGGTCCGGGTCGTCTGCCCGTTCACCACCGATTTCAAGGCGGTCAAGGCGTCGGTCGACGAGCTTGAGCCGTTCGGGGCCACCTCGTTCTTTGACGCGGTCGATCGGGCGGTCGAGCTACTGGGAGACGAGACCGGGCGGCGAGCCGTCCTGGCCCTGACCGACGGCATCGACACATCGAGCACCCGTCGTCCGGAATCGGTGGTCGAGAGGGCCCGAAAGTTTGGCCTGCCAGTCCACACGCTGGGGCTCGGGGACGAGCGCCAGATCGCCGTTGACTTGCTCAAAGCGATCTCCGAGGAAACCCGCGGGCAGGCTTATCTGGCCCGGCAGGTCGACCAGCTCAAGTCGATCTATGAGGAACTGGCGAAGCGGCTGGGGTCGAGCTATCGGCTGATCTATCGCAGCGAACGCGCCATCCCGGACGGGACGCTGAGGCCGGTGAAGGTGTACTACCGAGGGCAGTCGAAGGCGGGCGAGGCCGCGGTCTTCATCCCGGGCATGGTCGTCCCTGCCCCGGTCGGCTCGTTCCTCTTCCTCACGCTGGTCGGCGGACTGCTTGTGACTCGATCGATCGCGGGACGTTCGCGGCGTGCCGAAGGGGCGTCCTCGTGA
- a CDS encoding CAP domain-containing protein yields the protein MTRMSVRHQPLMENLESRQVLSSGGPTAEAQYMLELVNAARSNAGATIDRLTTKLDDQTVNTLAYYKVNLQAEKQAIASITPRAPLAWSDKLAAAATAHSQDQAANGFQSHTGSDGSSSNDRITRTGLDASATSENAYAYADSVDDSMRAFLIDWGVDSKGHRNNLLQTNSSDQSFDEIGLGIVKSNKPGFGPLVVTQDMARSTGDKSQVLGVVYDDKNGNNFYTPGEGASDVTIQAKNVSTGKVSQVQTWDSGGYQIPLDPGTYQVSATDGSKLIGSQSVNIQSSNVKVDFRIDQSQAGDATPPVTIAKPVSVIQPVRAQAAVASPVKTAVVTPVKTPVVVPVKTPVVTPVVAAVVTPAVTPVVPPVSTTPTKSQTPDTNASQPISFRDSTLAPLASANSKPSASSFDPSWITSWSNWKPSAKAKV from the coding sequence ATGACTCGGATGTCCGTCCGCCATCAGCCGTTGATGGAAAATCTTGAGTCCCGACAGGTCCTGTCCTCCGGCGGCCCGACCGCGGAGGCCCAGTACATGCTCGAGTTGGTCAACGCCGCCCGCTCGAACGCCGGGGCCACCATCGATCGTCTCACGACCAAGCTCGACGACCAGACCGTCAACACGCTGGCCTACTACAAGGTCAACCTGCAGGCCGAGAAGCAGGCGATCGCGTCGATCACGCCGAGGGCTCCTCTCGCCTGGAGCGACAAGCTTGCCGCGGCCGCCACGGCCCACAGCCAGGACCAGGCGGCCAACGGCTTCCAGTCGCATACCGGCTCCGACGGGTCGAGCTCCAACGATCGAATCACTCGTACCGGCCTCGACGCGTCGGCCACCTCCGAGAACGCCTACGCCTACGCCGACTCGGTCGACGACTCCATGCGGGCCTTCCTGATCGACTGGGGTGTGGACAGCAAGGGGCACCGCAACAACCTGCTCCAGACGAACTCGTCGGACCAGAGCTTCGACGAAATCGGCCTCGGGATCGTCAAGAGCAACAAGCCCGGATTCGGCCCGCTCGTCGTCACCCAGGACATGGCCCGCAGCACCGGCGACAAGTCGCAGGTGCTCGGGGTTGTCTATGACGACAAGAACGGCAACAACTTCTACACGCCCGGCGAAGGCGCCAGCGACGTGACGATCCAGGCGAAGAATGTCAGCACCGGCAAGGTCTCGCAGGTTCAGACCTGGGATTCGGGCGGGTACCAGATTCCCCTCGACCCGGGCACCTATCAGGTCTCGGCGACCGACGGATCGAAGCTGATCGGGAGCCAGTCGGTCAACATCCAGTCGTCCAACGTGAAGGTTGACTTCCGCATTGATCAGTCGCAGGCCGGTGACGCCACCCCGCCCGTGACCATCGCCAAGCCCGTCTCGGTGATCCAGCCCGTCCGAGCCCAGGCCGCCGTCGCCAGCCCCGTAAAGACCGCCGTCGTCACGCCCGTGAAGACCCCGGTTGTCGTCCCCGTGAAGACCCCGGTCGTCACCCCCGTAGTGGCCGCCGTCGTCACGCCCGCCGTGACCCCGGTCGTCCCTCCCGTTTCGACGACCCCGACCAAGTCTCAGACGCCCGACACCAACGCGTCGCAGCCGATCTCGTTCAGGGATTCCACACTGGCCCCCCTGGCCTCCGCGAACTCGAAGCCCTCCGCCTCCAGCTTCGACCCGAGCTGGATCACGAGCTGGTCGAACTGGAAGCCCTCGGCCAAGGCCAAGGTCTGA